One genomic region from Halobacteriovorax vibrionivorans encodes:
- the rplU gene encoding 50S ribosomal protein L21: protein MYGVVEIQGHQYRVEAGMTIDVQKLDQEAGSTVEFDKVLFVGGESAKVGAPTVDGAKVVAEVVRHDRSRKVIVFKRKPGKYQKKNGHRQHFTTLKIKEVKA from the coding sequence ATGTACGGAGTAGTAGAAATTCAAGGTCACCAGTACAGAGTAGAAGCTGGTATGACTATTGACGTTCAGAAGTTAGATCAAGAAGCTGGATCAACTGTAGAATTTGATAAGGTTCTATTTGTTGGTGGTGAGAGTGCAAAAGTTGGTGCTCCAACTGTTGATGGTGCAAAAGTTGTAGCTGAAGTAGTTAGACATGATCGTTCAAGAAAAGTTATCGTTTTCAAAAGAAAGCCAGGTAAATACCAGAAGAAGAACGGACACAGACAACACTTTACAACTTTAAAAATCAAAGAAGTTAAAGCTTAA
- the rpmA gene encoding 50S ribosomal protein L27, giving the protein MAHKKAGGSTSNGRDSNPNMYGVKKFGGEAVVPGNIIVRQAGSKFHAGKNVKVGKDYTLFATKEGKVQFGFYNKKKQIVSVVEA; this is encoded by the coding sequence ATGGCACACAAAAAAGCCGGTGGTTCAACAAGTAACGGTCGTGATTCAAACCCGAATATGTACGGTGTTAAGAAATTTGGTGGTGAAGCTGTTGTTCCAGGAAACATCATTGTAAGACAAGCAGGATCTAAATTCCATGCTGGTAAAAACGTTAAAGTAGGAAAGGACTATACTCTTTTTGCAACAAAAGAAGGTAAAGTTCAATTCGGTTTCTACAACAAGAAGAAGCAAATTGTTTCTGTTGTTGAAGCATAA
- the obgE gene encoding GTPase ObgE — protein sequence MKFIDEVKITVISGNGGNGCVSFRREKYIPFGGPDGGDGGDGGSVFFEADEGMNTLVNFRGKKIYRAEHGQQGGGRQMCGPFGDDLTIKVPVGTIVRLQENGQVIADLTDHGMRIKVAEGGRGGLGNLHFKSATNQAPRKATAGKEGQELDVELELRLLADIALVGLPNAGKSTLISSISAAKPKVADYPFTTLEPNLGVVTLGEEDSFVVADIPGLIEDASEGKGLGIKFLKHIERTKSLVHLVDVSWCLDEYEAFEQYVIIRQELGRYNEDLLNKKEIVCLTKIDAMTDEEIKKFQVFFEEQIDRKCLPISSVSGLNIDILKSLMLKTIKDE from the coding sequence ATGAAGTTTATTGACGAAGTAAAAATAACAGTAATCTCCGGAAACGGTGGTAACGGATGCGTAAGCTTCCGCCGTGAGAAGTATATCCCATTTGGAGGCCCAGATGGTGGTGACGGTGGAGATGGAGGAAGTGTCTTCTTCGAAGCAGATGAAGGGATGAATACTCTCGTCAACTTTCGTGGAAAGAAAATCTATCGTGCTGAACATGGTCAGCAAGGTGGTGGCCGCCAGATGTGTGGCCCTTTTGGAGACGACCTCACAATCAAAGTACCAGTTGGTACCATTGTTCGCTTACAAGAAAATGGTCAGGTCATTGCAGACTTAACTGATCACGGTATGCGAATCAAAGTAGCAGAAGGTGGCCGTGGTGGACTTGGTAACTTACACTTCAAAAGTGCAACAAACCAAGCGCCAAGAAAAGCAACGGCCGGAAAAGAAGGGCAAGAACTTGATGTTGAATTAGAACTTAGACTTCTAGCAGATATCGCATTGGTAGGTTTACCAAATGCTGGTAAATCAACATTAATATCTTCAATTTCAGCGGCAAAACCAAAAGTCGCCGACTACCCTTTTACGACTTTAGAGCCAAACCTAGGTGTTGTTACCCTAGGTGAAGAAGATTCTTTTGTTGTTGCTGATATCCCAGGCCTTATTGAAGATGCTTCTGAAGGAAAGGGACTTGGAATTAAATTCTTAAAACATATAGAAAGAACAAAATCACTTGTTCATCTTGTTGATGTTTCTTGGTGTCTCGATGAATACGAGGCCTTTGAGCAATATGTAATCATTCGCCAAGAACTTGGTAGATATAACGAAGACCTTTTAAATAAGAAAGAAATCGTTTGCTTAACAAAAATTGATGCAATGACAGATGAAGAGATCAAAAAGTTTCAAGTCTTTTTTGAAGAGCAAATTGATCGCAAGTGCTTACCTATTTCTTCTGTTTCAGGATTAAATATTGATATATTAAAATCACTAATGCTTAAAACGATAAAGGACGAATAA
- the rsfS gene encoding ribosome silencing factor — MSQNEFINKNVDEIADNKELEFPLNIAMASAWILGNFKGINLKVLDMRKTTSLADYFVLASATNSAMANAMSDEIGKQMKRKGQTIVSKEGLHQSTDWILIDAGDIIVHIFDESSREAYDIDNLWSVPSVDIPNEYYYSDEAESTSGDEKGYF; from the coding sequence ATGTCACAAAACGAGTTTATTAATAAAAATGTTGATGAAATTGCAGATAATAAGGAATTAGAATTTCCATTAAATATTGCAATGGCAAGTGCATGGATTCTAGGAAACTTCAAAGGTATTAACCTTAAAGTTCTTGATATGAGAAAGACAACATCTCTTGCTGATTACTTTGTTCTTGCTTCTGCAACGAACTCTGCAATGGCAAATGCGATGTCTGATGAGATTGGTAAGCAAATGAAGCGCAAGGGGCAAACAATTGTCTCTAAAGAAGGTCTTCACCAGTCAACAGATTGGATTCTTATCGATGCTGGAGATATCATTGTTCACATCTTTGATGAATCATCTCGTGAAGCTTACGATATCGACAATCTATGGTCTGTTCCTTCAGTTGATATTCCAAACGAATATTATTATTCAGATGAAGCTGAATCAACTTCAGGTGATGAAAAAGGTTATTTCTAA
- a CDS encoding 23S rRNA (pseudouridine(1915)-N(3))-methyltransferase RlmH: MKDFHLIVIGKLKDKNLIALENDYHKRINFPKLHIHECKGHKENIDLELKELLNKVESIKAKHGKQHIVALTEHGKTLTSDKLSQYVYETMENKQCGICFLIGGAAGFPREFLKTVDFQLSLSPMTFPHKIARLVFVEQLYRAQTIKQDHPYHKN; this comes from the coding sequence ATGAAAGACTTTCATCTCATCGTCATTGGGAAGTTAAAGGATAAGAATCTCATCGCCCTTGAGAACGATTATCACAAACGAATTAACTTCCCAAAACTTCACATCCATGAATGCAAGGGCCACAAAGAAAATATTGATCTCGAATTAAAAGAACTCTTAAATAAAGTTGAATCCATTAAGGCCAAACATGGAAAGCAGCATATTGTTGCACTTACTGAACATGGAAAAACCTTAACAAGTGATAAACTTAGCCAATATGTTTATGAAACGATGGAAAATAAACAGTGTGGAATTTGTTTTCTAATTGGTGGAGCAGCTGGCTTTCCTAGAGAGTTTTTAAAAACTGTTGATTTCCAACTATCACTCTCCCCTATGACATTTCCACATAAGATCGCTCGACTTGTTTTTGTTGAACAACTCTATCGTGCTCAAACAATTAAACAAGATCATCCTTATCATAAAAATTAA
- a CDS encoding tryptophan--tRNA ligase: MSNEKICLTGVKPTGMPHLGNFIGAIKPAIENVKNSDMEGYFFIADYHSLITVHDGEQLRSDIYEVAATWLAAGLDPEKAVLYKQSDIPEITELNWIISCFASKGLMNRAHAYKAKKDKNAEEKRDEDYGINMGLFSYPVLMAADILFMNTKYVPVGEDQLQHIEIARDIASSFNHKYGDILTLPEAIVSKEENKLLPGLDGRKMSKSYNNHIPCFIPEKKLKKMINKITTDSTPPEAPKNPDDSLIFDIYKFFATKEEQDALAKRYQEGIGWGYAKLELFEVVNRELKPMREKYDALMADKSQIDKILADGAAKIRPIAQENLRRIKKAIGVSN; this comes from the coding sequence ATGAGTAATGAGAAGATTTGTTTGACTGGTGTAAAGCCAACAGGAATGCCACACCTAGGTAACTTCATTGGTGCTATTAAACCAGCAATAGAAAATGTGAAAAACTCTGATATGGAAGGTTACTTCTTTATTGCTGACTATCATTCTCTTATTACAGTTCACGATGGTGAGCAGCTTCGAAGCGACATTTATGAAGTTGCCGCTACTTGGTTAGCAGCTGGCCTTGATCCAGAAAAGGCCGTTCTTTACAAGCAAAGTGATATTCCAGAGATTACTGAACTCAACTGGATTATCTCTTGTTTTGCATCGAAAGGATTAATGAATCGAGCACATGCTTACAAGGCAAAGAAGGATAAGAACGCAGAAGAAAAACGCGATGAGGATTATGGAATTAATATGGGACTATTTTCTTATCCTGTATTAATGGCCGCTGACATTCTTTTCATGAATACTAAGTATGTTCCTGTTGGTGAAGATCAACTTCAGCATATTGAAATCGCACGTGATATCGCTTCAAGTTTTAATCATAAATATGGTGATATTCTAACTCTTCCTGAAGCAATTGTTAGCAAAGAAGAGAATAAGTTACTACCTGGCCTTGATGGACGTAAGATGAGTAAGTCTTATAATAATCATATTCCATGTTTCATTCCAGAGAAGAAGCTTAAGAAAATGATTAATAAGATCACTACTGATTCGACACCTCCTGAGGCACCAAAGAATCCAGATGACTCTCTAATCTTTGATATCTATAAGTTCTTTGCAACAAAAGAAGAGCAAGATGCACTTGCAAAAAGATACCAAGAAGGAATTGGCTGGGGTTATGCCAAGCTTGAACTCTTTGAGGTTGTTAATCGTGAGCTAAAACCAATGCGTGAGAAGTATGATGCATTAATGGCAGATAAGTCTCAGATTGATAAAATTTTAGCTGATGGTGCTGCTAAGATACGTCCTATTGCTCAAGAGAATCTACGTCGCATTAAAAAAGCAATTGGTGTTTCAAACTAA
- a CDS encoding sensor histidine kinase, translated as MNFNTDKENKIEGFLLMATMLMVGISYLYYFIYFPHIIFEVVSKEMFYSIAALQFIVFILAKILKLDHLEKFTCVIPSILMMNLLIFSFGGLNSPGVLWITGTPIFMGVFYKRTGMLTGLFVMLCVFTFFLVFDYHILELVRPLTSIEYKSLLRSNIIQFSALTTVYFSFYIWLESNHRTRLIYTNKQLDTLLHVVLHDLSNPITILKLKIKNLSRKHDLGMKSEQQINNSFSKIEEIIKSVRTFQLDTDNLTFQKAEISPDFIHSYSKRFFESHNTKNLKLHFDIDTNKSFLCEKRVLTDHILGHVLTNAIKFSHDGQDILIKVYNDTQKLYIDVIDKGVGIPKNLIKDIFKFDKKSKRIGTHGESGTGYGLPIVKYFTDYSNGRVAISSEHKIGTRVSLAFNLAKKS; from the coding sequence ATGAATTTCAACACAGACAAAGAGAATAAGATTGAGGGATTCCTACTCATGGCAACAATGCTCATGGTGGGAATAAGCTATCTCTATTACTTCATATATTTTCCACATATAATTTTTGAAGTTGTTTCAAAAGAGATGTTTTATTCGATAGCTGCTCTACAGTTTATTGTTTTCATCCTTGCTAAGATTTTAAAGCTTGATCATTTAGAGAAATTCACATGTGTTATTCCATCAATCCTAATGATGAATCTATTGATCTTCTCATTTGGAGGATTGAATTCTCCAGGTGTTCTTTGGATTACTGGTACCCCAATCTTTATGGGCGTCTTCTATAAAAGAACAGGTATGCTAACGGGACTTTTTGTCATGTTGTGTGTCTTCACTTTCTTTCTAGTATTCGACTACCATATTTTAGAGTTGGTTAGGCCATTAACATCAATTGAATACAAGTCTTTACTTCGCTCAAATATTATTCAATTTTCAGCGTTAACAACCGTTTATTTCTCTTTTTATATTTGGCTTGAATCAAATCATCGAACGCGTCTTATATATACAAATAAGCAATTGGACACTCTTTTACATGTTGTCCTACACGACTTATCTAATCCAATTACGATTCTAAAACTTAAGATCAAAAACTTATCTAGGAAGCATGATCTTGGGATGAAGTCGGAGCAACAAATTAATAATTCATTTAGTAAAATCGAAGAGATCATTAAGTCTGTTCGTACTTTTCAACTTGATACAGATAACCTAACTTTTCAAAAAGCTGAGATCTCACCTGACTTCATTCATAGTTACTCTAAGAGATTTTTTGAAAGTCATAATACAAAAAACCTTAAGCTACATTTTGATATTGATACTAATAAATCATTCCTATGTGAAAAAAGAGTTCTGACGGATCATATCCTTGGACATGTATTAACTAACGCCATCAAATTTAGTCATGATGGCCAGGATATTTTAATTAAAGTCTATAATGATACACAAAAGCTATATATTGACGTTATCGATAAGGGTGTTGGTATACCTAAGAATTTAATTAAAGATATTTTTAAGTTTGATAAGAAGTCAAAGCGCATTGGTACACATGGTGAATCAGGAACGGGCTATGGACTTCCTATTGTTAAATACTTTACTGATTATTCAAATGGGCGTGTAGCAATTTCATCAGAGCATAAGATTGGAACTAGAGTTTCCCTTGCCTTTAATCTTGCTAAGAAGTCTTAG